In the Carassius auratus strain Wakin unplaced genomic scaffold, ASM336829v1 scaf_tig00011083, whole genome shotgun sequence genome, one interval contains:
- the LOC113072946 gene encoding unconventional myosin-VI-like isoform X2 produces the protein MEDGKPVWAPHPTDGFQLGIIVDIGADALTIEPLNQRGKTFLAPISQVFPAEDDVNKHVEDNCSLMYLNEGTLLNNIRVRYSKDLIYTSVANILIAVNPYFDIPKLYSPETIKSYQGRSLGTLPPHVFAVADKAYRDMRVLKMSQSIIVSGESGAGKTENTKFVLRYLTTSYGTCQDIDERIVEANPLLEAFGNAKTVRNNNSSRFGKFVEIHFNEKNAVVGGFVSHYLLEKSRICMQSAEERNYHIFYRLCAGASEDVRNMLHLNSPDNFRYLNRGCTRYFANKDSDKQIMQNRKSPEHGKVGALKDPLLDDLGDFNRMVVAMKKIGLDDTEKLNLFRVVSGVLHLGNIDFEETGSTSGGCILKNQTSQTLEYCAELLGLDQDDLRVSLTTRVMLTTAGGAKGTVIK, from the exons ATGGAGGATGGGAAGCCTGTGTGGGCGCCCCACCCAACTGACGGGTTCCAGTTGGGCATAATAGTGGATATCGGTGCGGATGCCCTCACCATAGAACCTCTCAATCAGAGAGGAAAG ACATTCCTGGCACCCATCAGTCAAGTCTTTCCTGCTGAGGACGATGTCAACAAACATGTTGAAGACAATT GTTCTCTTATGTATTTAAATGAGGGCACTCTTCTAAACAACATCCGTGTTCGTTACAGCAAAGACTTGATCTAT acGTCTGTGGCTAACATCCTGATTGCTGTGAACCCGTATTTCGACATCCCTAAACTCTACTCCCCAGAGACCATTAAGAGCTATCAGGGACGCTCTTTGGGGACACTTCCCCCTCATGTCTTTGCTGTTG cGGATAAAGCCTACAGAGACATGAGGGTTCTGAAGATGAGTCAGTCCATCATTGTGTCCGGTGAATCGGGTGCtggaaaaacagaaaacacaaagttTGTTCTCAG GTATTTAACCACATCTTATGGGACATGTCAAGATATAGATGAGAGGATTGTTGAGG CCAACCCCTTGCTTGAAGCCTTTGGAAATGCAAAGACGGTCAGGAACAATAACAGCAGCCGGTTTGGAAAGTTTGTGGAAATTCACTTTAATGAGAAG AATGCAGTCGTGGGGGGATTTGTCTCGCACTATCTGCTGGAGAAGTCTCGGATTTGCATGCAGAGCGCAGAAGAGCGAAACTatcacatattttacagactttgCGCTGGGGCATCGGAGGACGTCAGGAACATGCTTCACCTCAACTCTCCGGACAACTTCCGG TATTTGAATCGCGGCTGCACCCGATACTTTGCAAACAAggattcagataaacagatcatGCAAAACAGGAAAAGTCCTGAG CATGGGAAGGTGGGTGCCCTGAAGGACCCTCTGCTGGATGACCTGGGGGACTTCAACAGGATGGTGGTGGCCATGAAGAAAATCGGCCTGGATGACACAGAGAAGCTCAATCTCTTCAGAGTGGTGTCTGGTGTCCTTCATCTCGGCAATATCGACTTTGAAGAGACAGGAAGCACCTCTG GTGGCTGCATTTTGAAGAACCAGACCAGTCAGACTCTTGAATACTGTGCCGAGCTCCTGGGCCTGGACCAGGACGACCTGAGAGTCAGCCTCACCACCAGGGTCATGCTCACCACTGCAGGGGGCGCCAAAGGCACAGTCATCAAGTGA
- the LOC113072946 gene encoding unconventional myosin-VI-like isoform X1 — translation MEDGKPVWAPHPTDGFQLGIIVDIGADALTIEPLNQRGKTFLAPISQVFPAEDDVNKHVEDNCSLMYLNEGTLLNNIRVRYSKDLIYTSVANILIAVNPYFDIPKLYSPETIKSYQGRSLGTLPPHVFAVADKAYRDMRVLKMSQSIIVSGESGAGKTENTKFVLRYLTTSYGTCQDIDERIVEANPLLEAFGNAKTVRNNNSSRFGKFVEIHFNEKNAVVGGFVSHYLLEKSRICMQSAEERNYHIFYRLCAGASEDVRNMLHLNSPDNFRYLNRGCTRYFANKDSDKQIMQNRKSPEDHKHGKVGALKDPLLDDLGDFNRMVVAMKKIGLDDTEKLNLFRVVSGVLHLGNIDFEETGSTSGGCILKNQTSQTLEYCAELLGLDQDDLRVSLTTRVMLTTAGGAKGTVIK, via the exons ATGGAGGATGGGAAGCCTGTGTGGGCGCCCCACCCAACTGACGGGTTCCAGTTGGGCATAATAGTGGATATCGGTGCGGATGCCCTCACCATAGAACCTCTCAATCAGAGAGGAAAG ACATTCCTGGCACCCATCAGTCAAGTCTTTCCTGCTGAGGACGATGTCAACAAACATGTTGAAGACAATT GTTCTCTTATGTATTTAAATGAGGGCACTCTTCTAAACAACATCCGTGTTCGTTACAGCAAAGACTTGATCTAT acGTCTGTGGCTAACATCCTGATTGCTGTGAACCCGTATTTCGACATCCCTAAACTCTACTCCCCAGAGACCATTAAGAGCTATCAGGGACGCTCTTTGGGGACACTTCCCCCTCATGTCTTTGCTGTTG cGGATAAAGCCTACAGAGACATGAGGGTTCTGAAGATGAGTCAGTCCATCATTGTGTCCGGTGAATCGGGTGCtggaaaaacagaaaacacaaagttTGTTCTCAG GTATTTAACCACATCTTATGGGACATGTCAAGATATAGATGAGAGGATTGTTGAGG CCAACCCCTTGCTTGAAGCCTTTGGAAATGCAAAGACGGTCAGGAACAATAACAGCAGCCGGTTTGGAAAGTTTGTGGAAATTCACTTTAATGAGAAG AATGCAGTCGTGGGGGGATTTGTCTCGCACTATCTGCTGGAGAAGTCTCGGATTTGCATGCAGAGCGCAGAAGAGCGAAACTatcacatattttacagactttgCGCTGGGGCATCGGAGGACGTCAGGAACATGCTTCACCTCAACTCTCCGGACAACTTCCGG TATTTGAATCGCGGCTGCACCCGATACTTTGCAAACAAggattcagataaacagatcatGCAAAACAGGAAAAGTCCTGAG GATCATAAG CATGGGAAGGTGGGTGCCCTGAAGGACCCTCTGCTGGATGACCTGGGGGACTTCAACAGGATGGTGGTGGCCATGAAGAAAATCGGCCTGGATGACACAGAGAAGCTCAATCTCTTCAGAGTGGTGTCTGGTGTCCTTCATCTCGGCAATATCGACTTTGAAGAGACAGGAAGCACCTCTG GTGGCTGCATTTTGAAGAACCAGACCAGTCAGACTCTTGAATACTGTGCCGAGCTCCTGGGCCTGGACCAGGACGACCTGAGAGTCAGCCTCACCACCAGGGTCATGCTCACCACTGCAGGGGGCGCCAAAGGCACAGTCATCAAGTGA